Proteins from a single region of Drosophila biarmipes strain raj3 chromosome 3R, RU_DBia_V1.1, whole genome shotgun sequence:
- the LOC108031438 gene encoding uncharacterized protein LOC108031438 isoform X9: protein MFGCIYQLWDWLEAPPLFTAGTMDAKKLQQLQEAAILAQQQKKLPLAYQTNLVDYRTAAYSQALYQQSPTATSSSGGGPLSPIEMQPQSKHHNLMKHGGHGGGTSSSSHSSPYHQSYSSSGGTVAGEQLYQSPTERTYLAAAGRLQASNAMAGHHPISALQSQYQQLQAAKMQAQMATQSEAAQQQQRTFAMRQAMNPPTNHYHMSQSPSMASNMTTLTQQQQQQQQQQQRAPPSSLNLQNQYQPAQGPLKLQQQQQQQQQQQQQQQQQPAMPKHYQEQLYAQQQQLQQQLQQQQQLQQQQQLQQQQHRHKNDLQTPGSEHGTVYIQQNHPGHVVNQACQTQISAVKPKATPSSEESSSNSAKSPTHAPLDRKKSAGSIQALKSPITKRPPSTPVTLSGWLHKQGSDGLKVWRKRWFVLAEYCLYYYKGPEEEKLLGSVLLPSYRVSACLPEDKIYRKFAFKCEHQNMRTYWLAADNSEAMMQWVRALAAASLMQAPSSGESEPSVNSSLNHSGENSDSGIHTLQSHPGKGNQQPTPSSENTGSSGGGSGTGQPLYANAPPKPRRINDGGYSSPSPEHNEQQQHHAQQQQQQHPSRRLMSPTQQIYQQQQHQRSQQQQQQPQQHHAIYDTRTGHVSTALQLQQAQQQYSLDHLEAQFQQQQLDMEEQIARLQQQRAAEEIYGEREMYMAKLMQQRQGPNGAYPTQQQLLQAERRTPDAYGRSKQQRLFAAAAAAADYEDIYNMSQLAGGGGAGGVPMSAQEALLQEAASYRRPLSPPSYDGSKHVPAMPQRYTPNHLEASGADQLINTMDLRARSAAAIVRPHSADFLEYEARAEAAAAAAAAAVAQSHQESGRAPRPKSSLDINRTPDSFYYSEASYAEKMRKSALYLQSGGAGQAQPQQAGSYRTAAGDFNSGVNTIGYENPYERAYKRQELLAEAQAQGGAASSMPRMSRSASQGRSVASQLQSPQQQEDLPPLNVHPGSIFPPSMSTQEIISKNEQFLRSASARLPKRSGGMDDDYSAGNSTTTSPTGGAGASNSPQHQDGERKREESMKRLLEWKQRMLQSPLTRKGIQQGGSNMSAMSKLGSNPNILLASTAVASGARYGPQAGKTGLVVGNANGGAQVAGNQLQPPSSSGGIQRSRSESQANIGPGGVVYNSYSSDDEASISVRNVNNLPVGNLTVKPDPSDVQQESAFAPYYGGAAETKYAKNTVLTDRGLYAGNGSAGGLATSTPQNHPQFRMRRTGSRAEIDMLERETSSQIRNRLRSAEGLTRAESIQRLDYLKQHLLDLERHYEKSKPLVNLVDNMVKLGSLYRNDANGRVQPATLDRMEFNQRMQERQMLQEEQQQWERLSPNQAELQAKVRELYQLDQLLQEESGTLQSLQRDKEDLERALGGLRARIHDSNATPMALEAAKKQQHILERELSRVHQLLAENSKKLEQTVAGNARLEQELLLLRQKVQATRGGATPNGLGGDGPHINGDASVLASELERVQSLVGDMQRQRHELSSAVRQLTENSTRLYQEIGNKEMNGGGSTNGSLKKRSNSTSWTETDLDANMLRCGSRQQLNDSTLNLSTPLYVDTNSSTKLSDYNRYNGGGSSDALEMSGVDSDGFLDSNPFAIGLEKPEIKTVRIVKRESERRNRDRSERGLSNSIQNLDQVLEEEQYAQQQREQQLYAQNLEDQMSNGHHSRSKSLPRNYSEPPKQRHSRHMNGKQNGHHYNNGFDYDRNSNYEHQPPPPPAPQSNGHHHHPPPPPREHREQREHLNPLANAYFAKQLQQQVNPSRDSARVALRTKTDSLQSLNKSLTDISPEPVFQSVAARQIINEMSAGSASEDTEKVVEKVPPHHKHRRAVPREKRRHYTAPNNVNQKAMEKVQAENDMNRNNTNWRARDDLDMEVALRPRMNAPDVVRSALGQGEKISENTIDNLLLAPNKIVIPERYIPETTPELSPEEKKRRQEKVESIKKMLAEAPISSNENESLPPSKINAEKKQREHLLQLNQILAQQVMQVSKIVAGNPTSHN, encoded by the exons atgttTGGCTGCATTTATCAGCTTTGGGACTG GTTGGAGGCGCCGCCCCTCTTCACCGCCGGCACCATGGACGCCAagaagctgcagcagctgcaggaggCAGCGATCCTGGcgcagcagcagaagaagcTGCCGTTGGCCTACCAGACGAATCTCGTGGACTACCGGACGGCGGCCTACAGCCAGGCGTTGTACCAGCAATCCCCCACGGCCACCAGCTCCAGCGGAGGAGGACCCCTCTCGCCGATCGAGATGCAGCCGCAGTCCAAGCACCACAACCTGATGAAGCACGGTGGCCATGGAGGAGGTACCTCCAGCAGTTCCCACAGCTCCCCCTACCACCAGTCCTACTCGAGCAGTGGAGGAACTGTTGCGGGGGAGCAGCTCTATCAGTCGCCCACGGAGCGAACCTATCTGGCGGCAGCCGGGAGATTGCAGGCCAGCAATGCCATGGCCGGGCATCATCCCATCTCTGCCCTCCAGTCGCAGTACCAGCAACTGCAGGCCGCCAAGATGCAGGCCCAGATGGCCACCCAAAGTGAggccgcccagcagcagcagcggacATTCGCCATGCGACAGGCCATGAACCCGCCCACGAACCACTACCACATGAGTCAGTCGCCCAGCATGGCCTCCAACATGACCACTCtcacccagcagcagcaacagcagcagcagcagcaacagaggGCTCCTCCCTCCTCTCTTAACTTGCAAAATCAATACCAACCTGCTCAGGGTCCTCTCAAgttgcaacaacagcaacagcagcagcagcaacaacagcagcagcaacagcagcaacctgCAATGCCCAAACACTACCAGGAGCAACTGtacgcccagcagcagcagttgcagcagcaattgcagcaacagcagcagttgcagcagcagcaacagctgcaacaacagcaacatcgccACAAAAACGACCTGCAAACCCCGGGCAGTGAACACGGCACCGTCTATATCCAGCAGAATCACCCCGGTCATGTGGTCAACCAGGCCTGCCAGACGCAGATATCGGCGGTCAAGCCCAAGGCGACGCCCAGTTCGGAGGAATCCTCCTCGAACTCCGCCAAGAGTCCCACCCATGCCCCATTGGATCGGAAAAAGAGTGCCGGTTCCATACAGGCCCTGAAGTCACCGATTACCAAGAGGCCACCCTCCACACCGGTGACTCTATCAGGATGGCTCCACAAACAGGGTTCCGATGGCCTGAAGGTGTGGCGCAAGCGCTGGTTCGTCCTGGCCGAGTACTGCCTGTACTACTACAAGGGACCCGAAGAGGAGAAGCTGCTGGGATCGGTGCTTCTACCATCATATCGCGTATCCGCCTGTTTGCCCGAGGACAAGATCTACAGGAAATTCGCCTTCAAGTGTGAGCATCAGAATATGAGAACCTACTGGCTGGCCGCGGACAATTCCGAGGCCATGATGCAGTGGGTCAGGGCCTTGGCGGCGGCCAGCTTGATGCAGGCACCCAGCAGCGGGGAATCGGAGCCCAGCGTGAACTCCTCGCTGAACCACAGTGGCGAGAACTCCGACTCCGGTATTCATACCCTGCAGTCGCACCCGGGAAAGGGCAACCAGCAGCCCACACCCTCGTCGGAGAACACGGGCAGCAGTGGCGGAGGAAGTGGCACGGGTCAGCCGCTCTATGCCAATGCGCCACCCAAGCCCAGGCGGATCAATGATGGGGGATACTCCTCACCCTCACCCGAGCACAAcgaacagcagcaacaccatgcgcagcaacagcagcagcaacatcctAGTCGCCGCCTCATGTCGCCCACGCAGCAAAtctaccagcagcagcagcaccaacgatctcagcagcaacagcagcagccgcagcaacaTCACGCCATCTACGACACTCGCACAGGTCATGTGTCCACTgcgttgcagttgcagcaggcgcagcagcagtACTCCCTGGATCATCTGGAGGCGCagttccagcagcagcagctggacaTGGAGGAGCAGATCGCTAGGTTGCAGCAGCAGAGGGCCGCCGAGGAGATCTACGGCGAGCGGGAGATGTACATGGCCAAGTTGATGCAGCAGAGGCAGGGTCCGAACGGAGCCTATCccacgcagcagcagctgttgCAGGCGGAGCGGAGGACTCCCGACGCCTATGGGCGCTCCAAGCAGCAGCGACTctttgccgccgccgccgctgcagcGGATTACGAGGACATCTACAACATGTCGCAGCTGGCGGGAGGCGGCGGCGCAGGGGGCGTGCCCATGTCCGCCCAGGAGGCACTGCTCCAGGAGGCCGCCAGCTACCGGCGACCGCTCAGTCCGCCCAGCTATGATGGCAGCAAGCACGTGCCAGCGATGCCGCAGCGGTACACGCCGAATCACTTGGAG GCCAGTGGCGCTGATCAACTAATCAATACCATGGACTTGCGTGCCCGCTCGGCGGCGGCCATAGTGCGTCCCCATTCCGCGGACTTCCTGGAGTACGAGGCGCGTGCTGAGGCAGCTgcagccgctgccgccgcgGCGGTGGCCCAGAGTCATCAGGAGAGCGGTCGGGCTCCGAGGCCCAAGTCCAGCTTGGACATTAACCGCACGCCGGACAGCTTCTACTACTCGGAGGCCAGCTATGCGGAGAAGATGCGGAAGAGTGCGCTGTACCTCCAGAGCGGAGGAGCTGGCCAGGCTCAGCCGCAGCAGGCGGGCAGCTATCGCACCGCAGCGGGTGACTTCAATTCCGGGGTGAACACCATTGGCTACGAGAATCCCTACGAGAGGGCCTACAAGAGGCAGGAGCTCCTGGCCGAGGCACAGGCTCAGGGAGGAGCGGCCAGCAGCATGCCGCGCATGAGCCGATCCGCCAGTCAAGGACGTTCGGTGGCATCCCAGCTGCAATCCCCCCAGCAGCAGGAGGACCTGCCGCCCCTCAACGTGCATCCGGGATCCATCTTCCCACCCTCGATGTCCACGCAGGAGATCATCAGCAAGAACGAGCAGTTCCTGCGCTCCGCCAGCGCCCGGCTGCCCAAGAGATCGGGTGGCATGGACGATGACTATTCGGCTGGGAACTCGACGACCACTTCGCCCACCGGCGGAGCAGGAGCCTCCAACTCACCGCAGCATCAGGATGGCGAAAGGAAGCGGGAGGAGTCCATGAAGCGTCTGCTGGAGTGGAAACAGCGCATGCTGCAGTCACCTCTGACCCGCAAGGGCATCCAGCAGGGCGGCAGCAACATGTCCGCCATGTCCAAGCTGGGAAGCAATCCGAACATCCTGCTGGCCTCCACGGCGGTGGCCAGTGGAGCGCGCTATGGCCCCCAGGCGGGCAAAACGGGTCTGGTGGTGGGCAATGCGAATGGCGGGGCCCAGGTGGCCGGGAATCAACTGCAGCCACCATCCTCCTCCGGCGGAATCCAGCGATCCCGATCCGAGAGCCAGGCCAACATAGGACCCGGCGGAGTGGTGTACAACAGCTACTCCTCGGACGATGAGG CCTCGATTTCCGTGCGCAACGTGAACAATCTGCCCGTGGGAAATCTGACGGTGAAACCGGATCCCTCGGACGTCCAGCAGGAGTCCGCCTTTGCCCCGTACTACGGAGGGGCGGCGGAGACCAAGTACGCCAAGAACACGGTGCTCACGGATCGCGGGCTCTACGCCGGAAACGGATCTGCTGGTGGCCTGGCCACGTCCACGCCCCAAAATCATCCGCAGTTCCGGATGCGGCGCACCGGAAGCAGGGCGGAAATCGATATGCTGGAGCGGGAAACCAGCAGCCAGATCAGG AATCGCCTGCGCAGTGCCGAGGGCTTGACCAGGGCCGAAAGCATCCAGCGATTGGACTACTTGAAGCAGCACCTCTTGGACCTGGAGCGGCACTATGAGAAGAGCAAGCCGCTGGTCAACTTGGTGGACAACATGGTCAAGCTGGGATCTCTGTATCGCAATGATGCCAATGGTAGGGTTCAACCTGCTACGTTGGATCGGATGGAGTTCAACCAGAGGATGCAGGAGCGTCAAATgctgcaggaggagcagcagcagtgggAGCGCCTCAGTCCCAACCAGGCGGAGTTACAG GCCAAGGTGCGTGAGCTGTACCAACTGGATCAGCTGCTGCAGGAGGAGTCTGGAACTCTGCAGAGTCTGCAGCGGGACAAGGAGGACCTCGAGCGAGCCTTGGGAGGATTGAGGGCCCGCATCCACGACAGCAATGCCACGCCCATGGCCCTGGAGGCGGCCAAGAAGCAGCAGCACATCCTGGAGCGCGAGTTGTCGCGGGTCCATCAGCTGCTGGCCGAGAACTCAAAG AAACTGGAGCAGACGGTGGCGGGAAATGCTCGCTTGGAGCAGGAGCTCCTTCTCCTGCGCCAGAAGGTGCAGGCCACGAGGGGAGGAGCAACACCCAATGGGTTGGGCGGCGATGGCCCCCACATCAATGGAGATGCCTCCGTTTTGGCCTCGGAGCTGGAGCGGGTTCAATCCCTGGTGGGCGATATGCAGAGACAGCGCCATGAGCTCAGCTCGGCGGTGCGCCAGCTGACGGAGAACTCGACCAGGTTGTACCAGGAGATTGGCAACAAGGAGATGAACGGCGGTGGATCCACCAACGGCAGCCTGAAGAAGCGCAGCAACTCCACCAGTTGGACGGAAACCGATCTGGACGCCAATATGCTGCGATGCGGAAGTCGCCAGCAGCTGAACGACTCCACTCTCAACCTATCCACGCCCCTTTATGTGGACACCAATAGCTCCACCAAGTTGAGTGACTACAACCGATACAACGGAGGCGGCAGCAGCGATGCCCTGGAGATGAGCGGAGTGGACAGCGATGGCTTCCTCGATAGCAACCCCTTTGCCATTGGCCTGGAGAAACCCGAGATCAAGACGGTGAGGATTGTGAAGCGCGAATCGGAGCGACGTAATCGCGATCGCAGTGAAAGGGGCCTGAGCAACTCCATCCAGAATCTGGATCAGGtcctggaggaggagcagtacgcccagcagcagcgggagcagcagctgtATGCCCAGAACCTCGAGGACCAGATGAGCAATGGCCACCACAGCCGCTCCAAGTCGTTGCCGCGCAACTACAGTGAGCCCCCGAAGCAGAGGCACAGTCGCCACATGAACGGCAAACAGAATGGTCACCACTATAACAATGGCTTCGACTACGATCGGAACAGCAACTACGAGCACCAGCCACCGCCACCACCGGCTCCTCAGAGCAACGGACACCACCATcatccgccgccgccgccgaggGAGCACCGGGAGCAGCGCGAGCACCTCAATCCCCTGGCCAATGCCTACTTCGCCAagcagctccagcagcaggTGAACCCCTCGCGGGACAGTGCCCGGGTGGCCCTGCGCACCAAGACGGACTCCCTGCAGAGCCTGAACAAGAGCCTCACGGACATCAGTCCGGAGCCGGTGTTCCAGAGCGTGGCTGCCCGCCAGATCATCAACGAAATGTCCGCCGGCTCGGCATCAGAGGACACCGAGAAGGTGGTGGAGAAGGTGCCACCGCATCACAAGCATCGCAGGGCGGTCCCAAGGGAGAAGAGGCGACACTACACTGCCCCGAACAATGTCAACCAGAAGGCCATGGAGAAGGTGCAGGCCGAGAACGATATGAATCGGAAC AACACCAACTGGCGAGCCCGCGATGATCTGGACATGGAGGTGGCCCTAAGACCTCGCATGAATGCCCCCGATGTGGTTCGTTCTGCTCTGGGACAGGGAGAGAAGATTTCGGAGAACACCATAGACAACTTGCTACTGGCACCCAACAAAATAGTCATACCCGAGCGTTACATACCAGAAACA aCGCCCGAACTGTCGCCGGAGGAGAAGAAGCGTCGTCAGGAGAAGGTGGAGTCCATCAAGAAAATGCTGGCCGAGGCGCCCATTAGCAGCAAC GAAAACGAAAGTCTGCCGCCCAGCAAAATCAATGCCGAGAAGAAGCAGCGCGAACACCTGCTGCAACTCAACCAAATCCTGGCCCAGCAGGTGATGCAGGTCAGCAAGATCGTGGCCG